Genomic window (Nitrospirales bacterium LBB_01):
ATTCTTGACCTTGAAGCTTGTGTTGTCTGTATTACGTTACTAATGTTATTAATAGCAGCTTCAAACTGATTTGACTTAGCTCCCATGTCAGCCTTTGCAGAATTTACAGTGTTCAGAGCCTCATCAATAACGGCGATAGCGTTTGAAGCGTTATTTACAAGACTGGTGACGCCGGTATTAATATCGGTTTGATTTATCATAAACGCTGCAAATCCACTGTACTGGATATGACCAGTCGCCATTACAGCAAACGGTGATGTTGCTGTTGTAGGGTGATTGTAAGTCCAGTTTGGCGGCGCTCCTTTACCATCCAGATAAGTACCGGCAGGCGCTGCTGCATAGGTAAAATTACCTGTGCTGAATGTCTGAGTGGATGGGTTAGTTGAACTAATGGTGTGAATGTCTTTTAAAAACATTTTAACACCATCTTTGAGACCGTCAGGGCTATTCATAAATGTTTTGCCGCCTAAGGTGTCTGTGTTCAGTGAGGTAACAGTTACCCTTACCATTGCATCGCTTGCTGCATAGCTTGTGCCGATACTTTTGTCAAAACCACCGGCAAGCAGCCGCACTCCGTTAAATTTGGTTTGCTCAGAAATTCGCCCTATTTCCTCTACGAGTGAGTTCACCTCTTTTTGCATGTAAGCAACATCG
Coding sequences:
- a CDS encoding flagellin FliC (structural flagella protein); amino-acid sequence: MAFVINTNIMSINAQNNLRKTQSPLATAMQRLSSGLRVNSAADDAAGLAIATSMDSQTRGLTVGVRNANDGLSMVQTAEGAMNEITNNLQRVRELGVQAMSGQYGVTDVAYMQKEVNSLVEEIGRISEQTKFNGVRLLAGGFDKSIGTSYAASDAMVRVTVTSLNTDTLGGKTFMNSPDGLKDGVKMFLKDIHTISSTNPSTQTFSTGNFTYAAAPAGTYLDGKGAPPNWTYNHPTTATSPFAVMATGHIQYSGFAAFMINQTDINTGVTSLVNNASNAIAVIDEALNTVNSAKADMGAKSNQFEAAINNISNVIQTTQASRSRIMDADFATETANLTKSMILQQAGISVLSQANSSPQNVLALLK